From the genome of Gilliamella sp. wkB7, one region includes:
- a CDS encoding MerR family transcriptional regulator — translation MKIGELSKLSQISVRMLRYYEEEGLLSPKRTVSGYRQFEIEDIERVKLIHKLNNAGLTLKVIRKILPCWQNQRKKFSPCEEFKMGLNETLLKLDEQIQLLQQSRNRLLTLLEEN, via the coding sequence ATGAAAATTGGTGAATTATCAAAATTAAGTCAGATCAGTGTTAGAATGCTTAGATATTATGAAGAAGAAGGACTTCTTTCACCAAAACGCACAGTTTCAGGTTATCGTCAGTTTGAAATAGAGGACATTGAAAGAGTTAAACTAATTCATAAGTTAAATAATGCAGGATTAACATTAAAAGTGATTCGTAAGATCCTCCCTTGTTGGCAAAATCAGAGAAAAAAATTTTCTCCATGTGAAGAATTTAAAATGGGGTTGAATGAAACTTTGTTAAAACTAGATGAACAAATTCAACTTTTACAGCAAAGTCGTAATCGTTTATTAACCTTATTAGAAGAAAATTAA
- a CDS encoding low molecular weight protein arginine phosphatase: MFNLKKYLLGLLVLFSASCFSLDRVVMFVCTGNTGRSPMAEALAKDYVKKHNLNISVQSRGVNVDPNEINPEEGTVKVLKDRNIDISSHKATQLVKEDIDSSDYLLTMTQNHKDRILSKYPEAEGKVYTLAEFATGKNEDLSDPYKMPISAYIKVENQLDKFLPLALDKIAKEE, translated from the coding sequence ATGTTTAATCTTAAAAAATATTTACTTGGTTTATTAGTGCTGTTTAGTGCTTCTTGTTTTTCGCTTGATCGTGTTGTCATGTTTGTTTGTACAGGTAATACTGGACGTAGCCCCATGGCAGAAGCTTTAGCTAAAGATTATGTGAAAAAACATAATTTAAATATTTCAGTTCAATCACGTGGTGTGAATGTTGATCCTAATGAAATCAATCCAGAAGAAGGTACCGTTAAAGTATTAAAAGATAGAAACATTGACATTTCTTCGCATAAAGCAACTCAATTAGTCAAAGAAGATATTGATTCATCAGATTATTTATTAACAATGACACAAAACCATAAAGATCGTATTTTAAGCAAATACCCAGAAGCTGAAGGGAAAGTATATACATTGGCTGAATTTGCAACAGGAAAAAATGAAGATCTTTCTGATCCTTATAAAATGCCAATATCTGCTTATATCAAAGTTGAAAATCAATTAGATAAATTTTTACCATTAGCGCTTGATAAAATTGCAAAAGAGGAATAG
- a CDS encoding EthD domain-containing protein: MIKLITLVKRKKTLSYQEFDNYWRNHHATLVNSQKEALGILHYVQSVPLQDKKPGNAMRNSRGAPIFDFDGMAEIWWQSKEKMLNIRTSPEAKKAIQLLLDDENQFVDHSQSLIWYATERTIF, encoded by the coding sequence ATGATTAAATTAATAACGCTAGTTAAACGCAAAAAGACATTAAGTTATCAAGAATTTGATAATTATTGGCGTAACCATCATGCAACTTTAGTTAATTCACAAAAAGAAGCACTGGGAATTCTTCATTATGTCCAAAGCGTACCATTACAAGATAAAAAACCGGGAAATGCTATGCGCAATAGTAGAGGTGCGCCCATTTTTGATTTTGATGGAATGGCAGAAATTTGGTGGCAAAGTAAAGAAAAGATGCTAAATATCAGAACTTCGCCTGAAGCAAAAAAAGCTATACAACTATTATTGGATGATGAAAACCAGTTTGTCGATCATTCACAATCGTTAATCTGGTATGCTACGGAACGAACGATTTTTTAA
- the guaA gene encoding glutamine-hydrolyzing GMP synthase yields the protein MNKDIHQQRILILDFGSQVTQLIARRVREIGVYCELWPWDVSEEKIKQFNPKGIILSGGPESTTEQNSPRAPEYVFNAGVPVLGICYGMQTMAIQVGQGGQVTASNQREFGYAKVDIVAKSKLTEGILDSTSDAGFEQLDVWMSHGDKVTSLPDTFTLIGQTETCPFAIMANDEKQFYGVQFHPEVTHTVKGLELLQRFVIDICQCEKLWTPSSIITDAVARIKEKVGKDKVLLGLSGGVDSSVTALLLHQAIGDQLTCVFVDHGLLRLNEAKQVMEMFGDKFGLNIIAVNAENRFMAALKGETDPEAKRKIIGREFIAVFDEEAAKLKDVKWLAQGTIYPDVIESAAADTGKAHVIKSHHNVGGLPEDMKMGLVEPLRELFKDEVRKVGLELGLPYDMLYRHPFPGPGLGVRVLGEVKKEYCDLLRQADAIFIEELYKADLYHKVSQAFTVFLPVRSVGVMGDGRRYDWVVSLRAVETIDFMTAHWAHLPYDFLGRVSNRIINEVNGISRVVYDISGKPPATIEWE from the coding sequence ATGAATAAAGACATCCACCAACAGCGTATATTGATTTTGGATTTTGGTTCACAAGTAACGCAATTAATTGCTCGAAGAGTTCGTGAAATCGGTGTGTATTGTGAACTTTGGCCATGGGATGTTTCGGAAGAAAAAATTAAACAATTTAATCCTAAAGGCATCATTTTATCAGGTGGCCCTGAAAGTACCACCGAACAAAATAGCCCAAGAGCGCCTGAATATGTATTTAACGCTGGCGTGCCTGTGTTAGGTATCTGCTACGGTATGCAAACTATGGCAATCCAAGTAGGTCAGGGCGGACAAGTTACTGCATCTAATCAACGTGAGTTTGGTTATGCTAAAGTTGATATTGTTGCAAAATCCAAATTAACCGAAGGTATTTTAGATAGCACAAGTGATGCGGGGTTTGAGCAACTTGATGTTTGGATGAGTCATGGCGATAAAGTTACTTCATTACCCGATACGTTTACTTTAATTGGGCAAACAGAAACATGTCCATTTGCCATTATGGCTAACGATGAAAAACAGTTTTATGGCGTGCAGTTTCATCCAGAGGTAACGCATACTGTTAAGGGATTAGAGTTATTGCAACGTTTTGTAATTGATATTTGCCAATGTGAAAAATTATGGACACCTTCCTCTATTATCACGGATGCAGTTGCTCGTATTAAAGAAAAAGTTGGCAAAGATAAAGTATTATTAGGTCTTTCTGGTGGCGTTGATTCATCTGTTACCGCATTATTATTACATCAAGCTATTGGGGATCAGTTAACTTGTGTCTTTGTTGATCATGGTTTACTGCGTTTAAATGAAGCAAAGCAAGTAATGGAGATGTTTGGTGATAAATTTGGTTTAAATATTATTGCTGTTAATGCAGAAAACCGTTTTATGGCTGCATTAAAAGGCGAAACCGATCCAGAAGCTAAACGTAAAATTATTGGTCGTGAATTTATTGCCGTTTTTGATGAAGAAGCAGCAAAATTAAAAGATGTCAAATGGCTTGCTCAAGGAACCATCTATCCTGATGTTATTGAATCCGCTGCTGCTGACACAGGTAAAGCTCATGTCATCAAATCTCACCATAATGTGGGTGGTTTACCTGAAGATATGAAAATGGGCTTAGTTGAACCATTACGTGAATTATTCAAAGACGAGGTACGTAAAGTCGGTCTGGAGCTCGGTTTACCTTACGATATGCTTTATCGCCATCCATTCCCGGGACCGGGTTTAGGTGTTCGGGTATTGGGTGAGGTAAAAAAAGAGTATTGTGATTTATTAAGACAAGCCGATGCGATTTTTATCGAAGAACTTTACAAAGCCGATTTATATCACAAAGTTAGCCAAGCATTTACCGTATTTTTACCAGTACGCTCGGTTGGTGTCATGGGCGATGGACGCAGATATGATTGGGTTGTCTCACTGCGTGCTGTTGAAACAATCGACTTCATGACCGCCCACTGGGCTCATCTTCCATACGACTTTTTAGGAAGGGTATCGAACCGCATTATCAATGAAGTAAATGGCATATCACGAGTTGTATACGACATAAGCGGAAAACCACCTGCGACTATAGAGTGGGAGTAA